From Aigarchaeota archaeon:
GCTGATCACGACTTCGATCTACAAAGGATCATATGATAAGGGTGCTTAAGCGCGTAATTCATGGACACCGCGGGTCCACGAAATATTTATATGGAGAGATTTATCGAATTTGATATCAATGGTGATATCATGTTCGATGAGGATTTTTCGCCTCCTCCACCGTTTAGGCATTGGTTGAGGCATATGGCCGCCGTGCCGAAGGGTTTTCTGCGCTTACAGGTCCTCGAGCTCTTAAATGAGAAGCCCATGTCCGGCTCGGAGATCATGAGTGAGGTTGAGAGGCGCACTAATGGGTGTTGGAGGCCTAGCCCGGGCTCCGTTTATCCACTTCTGGCCTGGCTACAGGATAACGGCTACGTTCGCGAGGTGCC
This genomic window contains:
- a CDS encoding PadR family transcriptional regulator, whose translation is MDTAGPRNIYMERFIEFDINGDIMFDEDFSPPPPFRHWLRHMAAVPKGFLRLQVLELLNEKPMSGSEIMSEVERRTNGCWRPSPGSVYPLLAWLQDNGYVREVP